In Diaphorobacter ruginosibacter, the genomic stretch GCCAACTGTTCTTCAAGAAGAACTTCATCCGCAGCCTGATGGGCTCGCAGATCCAGCTGCCCGAGCCCGTGTGGAAAAACCTCAACTGGGGCTGGACAGGCTTCTTCGCCGTGATGGGCGCGCTCAACCTGTGGGTGGCCTTCAACTTCGACACCGATACCTGGGTGAACTTCAAGCTGTTCGGCGGCATGGGCCTGATGATCGTGTTTGTCATCGCCCAGGCGATCTACCTGAGCCGCCATGTCACGGAAGACGAAACAGCCAAGGTGGAGGATGCCAAGCAATGATGGCCGTCACCGCCGAGAACATGCAGGAACTTCTTGCACGCGAATTGTCTCCGACCCAACTGGAGGTGATCGATGAAAGCGGCCTGCATGCAGGCCACGTCGGTGCGAACGGCACCGGCTTCGGCACCCATTTCCGTGTGCGCATCGCGTCGCCCCGGTTCGAAGGAAAGTCCAGAGTCGCCAGGCATCGGCTTGTGTATGATTCGCTGCAGGTTTTCATCGACAACGGCGCGCATGCCATTGCCATTGAAATTCTCTGAAACATGCCGGCTCAAGCCGGCCGCAGAATGAGAGTTCTGCAAAACAATCTCCTTTTTTTGGATTTCCAATGAAGAAAAAGCTCATGTCCGGCCTCGTGGCCGCCGCGCTGCTGGGTGCCGTGGTTCTGCCCGTTTCCGCACAGAACCTCGCGATCGTCAACGGCAAGCCGGTTCCCAAGGAACGTGCCGAAGCCCTGAAGCAACAGGTGGAAAAGTCGGGCCGCCCCATCACTCCCGAGGTCGAAGGCCAGATCAAGGAAGAAGTCATCGCCCGCGAAATCTTCATGCAGGAAGCCAAGAAGCGCGGCCTGGAAGGCTCTGCCGACTACAAGGCCCAGATGGAACTGGCCCGCCAGACCATCCTGATCCGCGAGCTGTTCGCCGACTACCAGAAGAAGAACCCCGTCACCGACGCAGACATCCAGGCCGAGTACGACAAGTTCGTGGCGTCCAATTCCGGCAAGGAATACAAGGCCAGCCACATCCTGGTGGAAACCGAAGACCAGGCCAAGGCCCTGATCTCGCAGATCGAGAAGGGTGCCAAGTTCGAAGAGTTGGCCAAGAAGGAGTCCAAGGACCCCGGATCCGGCGCACGCGGTGGCGACCTGGACTGGGCCAGCCCCAGCAACTACGTGGCCGAGTTCACCGAAGCCATGGTCAAGCTGAAGAAGGGCGAAATGACCCACGTGCCGGTCAAGAGCCAGTTCGGCTACCACATCATCCGCGTCGACGACGTGCGTGATGCGCAACTGCCCAAACTGGAAGAAGTGAAGCCCCAGATCGCACAGCAACTGCAGCAGCAGAAGCTGGCCAAGTTCCAGGAAGAACTGCGCTCCAAGGCCAAGATCCAGTAATTTCCGCCACGGAAATCACTACCAATCGAAAAAAATGGCTCGACATATGTCGGGCCATTTTTTATTTCCAAGCCCCATGAGATACGAACTCTCTTTGGAGTTCATCACAAACCACCGGGATTGAGCACAAGGTTTTCCAAACAGCCGCCTGCGCAGCGCGCGCCCGCTATGAAACTGCCCACCCCAATGCTGAGATGGCCCCTCAGATGCGACGCAAAGGCGTAGACAGTACTTTGGTACGGCAAGCCTTTGCAACAAAGTATGAGGGGCCATATCAGCACCTCAAAACGAAAACGCTCAACCCAAGCGCCGCAAACCAGTTCGTCAGATGAGCCCATCCACCCTGGTATTCCACAAAGAACCTATCCCCTACGCTTTCAGCCACCATGCCAGCGCGCCCAGGATGCCTAGCATGACGGGCTGGTGCAACAGGTAGTAGCTCAGGCTCCACCGCCCCAGCCAGGCCAGCGCCCTGCCCGGCGCGGGCAGTGCGCAACCCAGTCGGTGCGCGTGGCGCGCCTGCAGCCAGCGTCCGCTCGCCATGCCCCACCACATCACGCCCAGCCATGGAAACACTGGCACATAGTCTTCCGTGAACGGCTTGCGCGTGACCAGGCCAAGCCAGTTCAACGCCCTGCCGTTCATCGCGTCCGCCCACGCGGCACCGCCCCCGGAGAGCCACCACTGAGCCAGCCACGGCATGGCGAGCGCCAGCGCTCCTGCCGGCCAGAGCCAGCGGCCCCAGCCTGCCGTCAGGCGCACGACCACCAGCATCACGGCAATCCCGTGCAGCACGCCGAAGTGGATATAGCTCCTGGGAAACATCCACCAGGACCCCAGGGACACCAGTGCCGCCGCCAGCGCGATCTGCAGCCAGCGTCGGCCGAACCGGCTCCAGCTCTGGCCCTGCACATATGCGATCGATTGCCCGAGCCCCGCGCAGAACAGGAAGAGGCTCACGATGCCCACCCGCTGCAGGGTCCAGAACGGGTCGGAAAGAAAGTCCTGCTTCCACCAGCCCATGTAGGACAGGTCGAAGCAAAAATGAAAGACGGTCATCCAGACCATGGCCGTGCCTCGCAACGCATCGACCACGTCGTAGCGGGGAAAGCGTAGCCTGGGCATCGTTTCGCGATTGCTGCTGCTCATGCTCCGCATTATCCCCAGCGCTCAGGTCGCTTTGCATGGTTTCGCCCATCTTCGGCACGGCCCCCTGCCTCCACCAGCGGCCAGCGGGCGCAAAGAATTGAGTCACCTGCCGGCCGTCGGTCTCCCGCCGCAAAAAGCATTCACGCCTTTGCATAGTCAAACAAAATACACATTTCCGAACAGGGTATTTTGTGCAAGGAAAAGCTGTTCAATGATTCGGCCCTGTATGCATTTGCCAGTTCGGAAAATAGTTTTCACCCCGAGTGCAAACTGGCGCACATATTCATTTATTTCGTCATATCGATATTCGATTTATTCCAATCAATATGCACGTTTACCCTGGAAACGGCTGCCTACAATGACTTCCAGCCCATCCCCGGCACTGGCCCCATCGAATCCGCCGCACTGGTTCTATGGCCATTTTCCTGCACCTGCTAATTTTCCCCGCGTCATGCGTGACATGACATTCCTATCGGATATTAAAAACACAGGAGATCAAAATATGAAGAAGAATATCCCGGCGCGCGCAAACACCTTGCCGGAGCATCTTCCCCAATACCTGCTGCGCCTTTCAGCGGCTGCCTTGGGTGCAGCCGTCCTTCTCTCCGGCTGCGGGGGAAGCGGCAATGGCTTGAGCGCCAAGGACGCCGCGCAGATCGTCTACCGCAATGGCGACATTCTCACGCTAGACAAGGACAACACGGTCGTGCAGGCCATCGGCATCAAGGATGGAAAAATCATTGCATCGGGCAGCAGCGCCACCGTCGATGCACTGGTGGGACCGGATACCAAGGTCGTCGATCTCAAGGGCAAGAGCCTGATTCCCGGCTTCTACGATGCGCACAGCCACTTCGTCTACACGGGCACGAACGCCAGGTTCGAGACGGACCTGAACAGTCCGCCGATCGGCCAGGTCAGATCCATCGACGACATGGTCGCCCTGCTCCAGAAAAAGCAGGCCGAACTCGGCAAGGACGCCTGGATCACCGGCTTCGGCTACGACGACACGCTGCTGGCGGAGCGTCGCCACCCCACGCGTGAAGACCTTGACCGTGTCTCCACGACTCAGCCGGTCTATGTGACGCACATTTCCGGCCACATGGCTGTCGCCAACAGCTTCGCCCTGGCCAAAGCGGGGATCAATGCCTCCTCCACTGATCCCGAGGGCGGCATGATCGGTCGTGACAAGCAGGGCCAGCCCGATGGCTTCCTGGCCGAGACGGCGCAGGGTCTCGTGGGCAACCTCAAGCCCGGCCTGACAGCGGCACAGGTGCAGGAAGGCATACAGGCGGCTGCGCAGATCTACGCGTCGCACGGCGTCACCACGGCCAACGACGGCGCCTCGAGTGCCGGCGGCATCCAGGCCATGGAGGCGGCTGCCCAGGGCGGCCGCCTGCCGCTGCGTGTCGTGGCATGGCCCACGGCGCTGCAGGGCATGGAGGCAGCAAAGAAGGTCGAGCTCAAGAGCGGCATGGTGAAGATCGGTGGCATCAAGGACTTCTACGATGGCTCCATCCAGGGCTACACAGGCTACCTGAGCGAGCCCTACCACACACCCCATGACGGCGACGCGCACTACCGGGGCTATCCGCGCACCAGCAAGGCCAACCTGATCGCCAACGTCGAAGCCGCGCACAAGGCCGGCTACCAGCTGTTCATCCACACCAACGGCGACCAGGCCATCAGCGATGTGCTCGAAGCCTACGCGAAGGCGCAGCAGGCCTCGCCACGCGCCGATGCGCGCCACACGCTGATCCACGCCCAGATGGCGCGAGAGGACCAGCTCGACGAAATGAAGAAGCTCGGTGTCATTCCCTCGTTCTTCGAGCTGCACACCTACTACTGGGGCGACCGCCACCGTGACATCTTCCTCGGCCCCGATCGCGGCGCGCGCATCAGTCCGGCGCAGTCCGCCAGGCAGCGCGGCCTGCCCTTCACGCTGCACGCGGACACTCCGGTGGTGCCGATGGATCCGCTGCTCATGGTCTGGGCCGCGGTCAATCGCGTGACCACGGGTGGCTCGGTATTGGGTGCAGACCAGCGCATCAGCCCGACCGACGCACTGCGCGCGCTGACCATCAACGCGGCGCACCAGAACTTCGAGGAGAAGGAGCGCGGTTCGATCGAGGTGGGCAAGCATGCCGACCTGGTGGTGCTCTCGGACAACCCCACCAAGGTG encodes the following:
- a CDS encoding septation protein A; translation: MKLLLDFFPIILFFVAYKVWGIYVATGVAIAATVVQLAYMRVKTGKTEPMQWVSLAIIVVFGGATLLAHNEDFIKWKPTVLYWVMGAVLLIGQLFFKKNFIRSLMGSQIQLPEPVWKNLNWGWTGFFAVMGALNLWVAFNFDTDTWVNFKLFGGMGLMIVFVIAQAIYLSRHVTEDETAKVEDAKQ
- a CDS encoding BolA family protein, with the protein product MAVTAENMQELLARELSPTQLEVIDESGLHAGHVGANGTGFGTHFRVRIASPRFEGKSRVARHRLVYDSLQVFIDNGAHAIAIEIL
- a CDS encoding peptidylprolyl isomerase, which encodes MKKKLMSGLVAAALLGAVVLPVSAQNLAIVNGKPVPKERAEALKQQVEKSGRPITPEVEGQIKEEVIAREIFMQEAKKRGLEGSADYKAQMELARQTILIRELFADYQKKNPVTDADIQAEYDKFVASNSGKEYKASHILVETEDQAKALISQIEKGAKFEELAKKESKDPGSGARGGDLDWASPSNYVAEFTEAMVKLKKGEMTHVPVKSQFGYHIIRVDDVRDAQLPKLEEVKPQIAQQLQQQKLAKFQEELRSKAKIQ
- a CDS encoding heparan-alpha-glucosaminide N-acetyltransferase, translated to MSSSNRETMPRLRFPRYDVVDALRGTAMVWMTVFHFCFDLSYMGWWKQDFLSDPFWTLQRVGIVSLFLFCAGLGQSIAYVQGQSWSRFGRRWLQIALAAALVSLGSWWMFPRSYIHFGVLHGIAVMLVVVRLTAGWGRWLWPAGALALAMPWLAQWWLSGGGAAWADAMNGRALNWLGLVTRKPFTEDYVPVFPWLGVMWWGMASGRWLQARHAHRLGCALPAPGRALAWLGRWSLSYYLLHQPVMLGILGALAWWLKA
- a CDS encoding amidohydrolase, which encodes MKKNIPARANTLPEHLPQYLLRLSAAALGAAVLLSGCGGSGNGLSAKDAAQIVYRNGDILTLDKDNTVVQAIGIKDGKIIASGSSATVDALVGPDTKVVDLKGKSLIPGFYDAHSHFVYTGTNARFETDLNSPPIGQVRSIDDMVALLQKKQAELGKDAWITGFGYDDTLLAERRHPTREDLDRVSTTQPVYVTHISGHMAVANSFALAKAGINASSTDPEGGMIGRDKQGQPDGFLAETAQGLVGNLKPGLTAAQVQEGIQAAAQIYASHGVTTANDGASSAGGIQAMEAAAQGGRLPLRVVAWPTALQGMEAAKKVELKSGMVKIGGIKDFYDGSIQGYTGYLSEPYHTPHDGDAHYRGYPRTSKANLIANVEAAHKAGYQLFIHTNGDQAISDVLEAYAKAQQASPRADARHTLIHAQMAREDQLDEMKKLGVIPSFFELHTYYWGDRHRDIFLGPDRGARISPAQSARQRGLPFTLHADTPVVPMDPLLMVWAAVNRVTTGGSVLGADQRISPTDALRALTINAAHQNFEEKERGSIEVGKHADLVVLSDNPTKVDPMKIRNIEVLQTIVGGKQVYAKPGQ